In the Kribbella sp. NBC_00482 genome, one interval contains:
- a CDS encoding DUF3970 family protein, whose amino-acid sequence MTIKIRLSGEPDEITRLVDHLRDHFEVAGTDRAYPNRGSFGVRVYLELRDPADDQAAPRRERSERVNPGRREVEP is encoded by the coding sequence ATGACGATCAAGATCCGGCTGTCCGGAGAGCCCGACGAAATTACCCGCCTCGTAGACCACCTCCGCGACCACTTCGAGGTCGCCGGCACCGACCGCGCCTACCCCAACCGCGGCTCCTTCGGCGTACGCGTCTACCTCGAACTCCGCGATCCCGCCGACGACCAGGCGGCTCCGCGGCGCGAGCGCAGCGAACGCGTCAACCCCGGCCGCCGCGAGGTTGAACCGTGA
- a CDS encoding bifunctional DNA primase/polymerase translates to MTGTRARQAATAADPDHQALCLAAHWHADHGFAVFPLVPGRKTPAVEDWETAATTDHLAIARTWRRAPYNIGVATGPSRLLVVDLDQPKSPDDVAPEPWGSRSAANGADVLALVAADHATQPPDTDTYTATYTVTTPSAGRHLYYRQPAAGQLGNSACRIGWKIDTRGRGGYVVGAGSITPAGRYHAETTPQPQPLPSWIIDALDTTPPTDEKPGAAATLRNTSAYTLAALSGELDKVLAATPGHRNDTLNRAAFALGQLAGAQLLDHHIARDELVSAAEQIGLPRNEAERTITSGLTAGTHHPRRQRTA, encoded by the coding sequence GTGACCGGCACCCGAGCCCGACAGGCCGCGACGGCAGCCGACCCCGACCATCAGGCGCTTTGCCTGGCCGCGCACTGGCACGCTGACCACGGATTCGCGGTGTTCCCGCTGGTACCGGGCCGCAAAACGCCGGCTGTCGAGGACTGGGAAACCGCCGCCACCACCGACCACCTCGCGATCGCCCGCACCTGGCGACGAGCGCCCTACAACATCGGCGTCGCAACCGGTCCGTCCCGGCTTCTCGTCGTTGACCTGGACCAGCCCAAGAGCCCCGACGACGTGGCACCCGAGCCGTGGGGAAGCCGCTCCGCAGCAAACGGAGCCGACGTACTCGCCCTGGTCGCCGCCGATCACGCGACCCAGCCGCCGGACACCGACACCTACACAGCTACGTACACAGTCACCACGCCATCAGCCGGCCGCCACCTGTACTACCGGCAACCCGCCGCCGGCCAGCTCGGCAACAGTGCCTGCCGCATCGGATGGAAAATCGACACCCGCGGCCGGGGAGGCTACGTCGTCGGCGCCGGATCGATCACCCCCGCCGGCCGCTACCACGCCGAAACCACTCCGCAGCCGCAGCCGCTACCCAGCTGGATCATCGACGCGCTCGACACGACCCCACCGACCGACGAGAAGCCGGGGGCAGCAGCGACCCTGCGGAACACCAGCGCCTACACCCTCGCCGCGCTCTCCGGCGAACTCGACAAAGTCCTCGCAGCCACCCCCGGACACCGCAACGACACCCTCAACCGTGCCGCCTTCGCGCTCGGCCAGCTCGCCGGCGCACAACTGCTCGACCACCACATCGCCCGAGACGAACTCGTCTCCGCCGCCGAACAAATCGGCCTACCCCGCAACGAAGCCGAACGCACCATCACCTCAGGACTCACCGCCGGCACACACCACCCACGCCGCCAACGCACCGCCTGA